Below is a genomic region from Venturia canescens isolate UGA chromosome 1, ASM1945775v1, whole genome shotgun sequence.
aagaaTCGGCTTATGAACGattgttcatttgaaaattgataattGTAAAATCCTGGGTTCAGAAGATCTTCTCATGGTTAGAAACTgatcaataaaataatgaaaaagttaaAATGTCGATACTTCTCTACTACTTTTGCGTTGTACTACTTTGGGAGACCCCTTGCTGTTCAGCCATCTCCCTTACATGGGGCTCTTTAATGTTCTATCGCTGTTGACATAGACTCAATGGATTTCAGAGTGACTCCCGCAAAATTGACCCTTTGCACCCTTAAGGTTTTCACCCTTTTCAGGAAAAAGCACTACCTCAAATATCTTTCTCCATTcgccttcatttttattcttttcacgACAAGCTCTATAAACAGACGTCTCCAAAGGGTCGGCCCAATTCTGGTCGtacaattttcattgaatacaTGAAATGTGtgtaattttccaaaaaaaaggAGTTTTAGTTTTTGCAGAGCTTTTTTTACACATTtgcatttacattttttttcttgcaactAAAAATCATGGGACTTGATTAAGATTGAAGGTACATAATAAATTGGAGCGAAAAATTGTATAGCAACgttcagtttttattcgtaGCTTTGAATGAAATGTATACATTCACAATGACATcgattggaatattttttcttttaacgaGTTTCATAATAAATCTGTAGTGCTCGTTGTGATACAAATTTGAAGATCTCAGTATGGTTTTGCTTTCTCAAGGACACGGTTCTGtgttatttttatctcgagaAATCGCCGCATTTGTAGCACTTGCAGTCAGCAGGTTCGCGCAATTTTATATCCATCGTTGAAAGCTCTTCGTTCTCGAGCTTGATACCATCGGCGTCATAACAATGATTAAGCCTGATTATACGCTCCTTAAGATAACTCTCGCGACAACAGTAACATTCCTGAAACACAAACAGCATTTAAAtatgagaataaaataaacgaaaagtaATTTTCCTTTGTAAATATCAAGTAAATCAACATTTTGTCTTTTGAACCTTCAAGAATCCTGTTGTTGTCATGACACTCGGTTGAACTTGTGAACTACAAAAACCCTCGCACTTCGTCACTGAGACATCTCCGCTGCAAGTTCTAATTAAACGTCCTGCCTCGTTGTACTCGTCTGCaattatgtttattttttcatctttgatTTTCAAGTTGAAGATCGTACAaatcaatacatttttcagaCTATAGTTTCGTTgaatattttaattatttataacattttcgaaaactttctcTCATCCCAAGTCTAAAAAAGCAATCGCAGAAATTTTGTTCTTTCAAATCTGTCATTCGACAATCCATGATCTTTTGTtctcaaaaaatgtatttttttatttttttatttttaattataattatgTACCCTTTGTAATGTGAACTTCAGACATGAgcgtttcgcaattttcatcTCCCGATTCGTCAGCTCTCGCGGCATTGCTAACGAAACCGATCAGCAGTAGGATTCGAACGAACGATTTAGCCATTGCgataaaaatcgttgaatcgaaaaaccgataaattttctaaGCTAATCTTCGTTATTcctagtaaaaaaaaagtggtcttCTCGATGCCACGGACAGGAATGAAGCCAAAAAACAGCTACTCGAGCTTTTATAGctgattttctctctcttttctacGTTGGGAAAAACACATCAGGATGTTGGGCTCCTGCTATGTGTTAATACTCTTCATCACTCGCGGTCAATTCccttacgttttttttttcgatgctcCGATCGATTATTTCCAAAAGGGCAAATGTGTGCTGTATCCCTCCTACGAACTTTGTGCATTACTTGGCTAATGCTTGTTCAATGTTTCATCGCCCAACAGGAGATCCGATCTGGAGAAAAATCTTGGTGGATTCCGCCAGGGAGTTCGGAAATTATGAAACTTTATTtcgaaactcgatttttcaacagttatcttttgttttattatttatcagcATTTTTCGGTGAATATAACGTTAAAATTAGCGGTTTTCAGTAATATTTGTCAGAAATGGTTAAGAGATTTtgggaaataattgaaatcgaATTGTTTTAGTGGTCGTTTCTCGTACTGCCCGGACAACTGTCACGCAAATCATCTTCATCCTCGAACGTTGCACCACACCATGTGCAATAAAAATACTTATCCCTCAAATATTTCGTTAATATTTCCAACTTTTCTGTCGTTGTAAGCTTTTCTATTTCGTCATCTTCCTCATTCTCGTGTTGCTCTGTCTCACTCTCACTTTCGTCATCGCTCTCTTTGCTTTTCTTCACAATAGGCCAAAACCAAATTTCACGTGGTTCAACAATCTGTTTTTGGGCATCGAGCTGTTCACAAACTCTTTGACTTTTTAACAAATCCACTTCGGCTAACTGTTCCGCCTTTCGCTGTGCCAGACGAACACGAAAATCGTCCGTTTTCATGCTCTCCAATTTCTCAACTGGATTAGATTTCTTTACTGATTTTTTCACAACGGTTTTCCCCAATCCCATTCTATTTCCTTTAATGTCAATCCCTATTGGCTCTGATATTCCTGATTCGGTTTTTCCAATTCCTTGACCCGGTTTGTAACCCATTTTCATCAACATCTCAAAACCTGAAATTAGCGATACCATAAAGAAATGTCAATCAGAAAGAGAGATTTGCAAATAACATAATTTTTCGACTATTGCAAAATAACAAATATGATTTTGATCATTGAAATTTAACCATTCAGTCGATGTTAACTGTTCTATCCTTCTATCCTTCAATTCGTTCAATAGCTTTTGATGTTATCGACCAgtgattatttctcatattaTTGATACTTTATACATGGTTTAAATTGGCAAAATGtgaattcatttttcccaATGTACTTGCATCAATGAATTCCTCATATCATGTAAGTTTGATAAAATACAATTCCcaattcaagaatttatattttcaaatattcacagaaatatgagttGTAAGTTTTGTTACCTTTGTTACTAGAGGATATTGCTGATGATAAAccttcttcccttttttcctgCTCTATAACACGCAGAGATTTATTTTTGTCTTTCATCTTGGTTTCCGCTTCAGCtttccttttcaaaacttcCAAACGTCGTTTTTCTGATTGACGATATATAAGACTGGGAGCTGGGCATTTCTCTATCGCTTGGAGAAACTTGTCCGACATGTAATCCTCATCGTCCGACATTTTCAGTTTACTACAAACGTatgaataaattattgattttcataGTCAGCTGAATATCGTTACATCAAATTGTAGATAATTACTAACACGTTCAAtcaattcaaatgaaatttgagTCAACTAGTTTTTGTCATTCAAATGTATTGTGAACTCAGCAAATTCCTTTCATTGAGCAATCCCTTCGAATTACGTCTACTCGATGTAAACACTGGACAGTCACATAGCACAAACTGGTAGAGACCCTTTTGAGGtttcaaaaatatcgattcaTCACGGAATCTAATAACTTGAGGTCTAGTTACGCAGGTTTTTTTGCGAAACAATGGTAGTTGTTTTGAATATTCTTGAAAATGCAGCACAACTTTTCGACCCTCTTGTTTACGGATACTTCGAAACGAACATTTGTAGGTTATGTTTGCGTCTCAAACACTGCAGTACGAGTCTTGCGAAAAACATCGACCCGTATATTTTAATGAAGTCATTAATGAATGACG
It encodes:
- the LOC122416823 gene encoding G patch domain-containing protein 11; the encoded protein is MSDDEDYMSDKFLQAIEKCPAPSLIYRQSEKRRLEVLKRKAEAETKMKDKNKSLRVIEQEKREEGLSSAISSSNKGFEMLMKMGYKPGQGIGKTESGISEPIGIDIKGNRMGLGKTVVKKSVKKSNPVEKLESMKTDDFRVRLAQRKAEQLAEVDLLKSQRVCEQLDAQKQIVEPREIWFWPIVKKSKESDDESESETEQHENEEDDEIEKLTTTEKLEILTKYLRDKYFYCTWCGATFEDEDDLRDSCPGSTRNDH
- the LOC122416841 gene encoding uncharacterized protein, yielding MAKSFVRILLLIGFVSNAARADESGDENCETLMSEVHITKDEYNEAGRLIRTCSGDVSVTKCEGFCSSQVQPSVMTTTGFLKECYCCRESYLKERIIRLNHCYDADGIKLENEELSTMDIKLREPADCKCYKCGVDECQVTPVIHVLEYPGCVPKPIPSFACTGRCSSYLQVSGSKIWQMERSCMCCQESGEREATVSLFCPKAKPGERKFRKVVTKAPLECMCRPCTAVEEYSIIPQEIAGFAEEGPFTTSAHFRRSSGLQ